A single genomic interval of Aureliella helgolandensis harbors:
- a CDS encoding DUF6797 domain-containing protein — MHLQIHNISSLPADYSVRRNHDDLAAALIASPSLHYRISCEQPIRWLISLIVSVACCIIGVNVGFAQTPLEATLSTRPLSNLAQKARILGDASRGARVFNRSGLSCVQCHAPTPQARQLGPDLALLENRGSYEHVIDSILRPSLVLLEGYQTQKILTVDGEVLTGMIRNSTPESLTLSIPGEEQLREIPTAEIDTQIAAPSMMPAGLVNQLQDENEFYDLVRFIVELGAVGPQRAHQLLVASTQSVAQPLPAYESDLDHAGMLQAWNQDSFERGEKLYGSLCVNCHGTQQQPGSLPNALRFASGKFSNGSDPLSIYRTLTHGYRMMLAQRQLVPQQKYDVIHYIREAFIKTNNRSQFFEVNPEYLASLPKGTKRGPTPKLETPWSDMDYGPFLISTYEMSADQPAQRSANSPTQIAYKGIAVRLDAGAGGIARGSHWLAFEHDTLRVAGAWSGTGFIDWQGVLFDGKHNIHPRTEGTTHFSLPNVPGWANPATGSFEDPRVLGRDGLRYGPLPREWAHYRGLYRHGQRVVVSYTVGDASVLESHRIHIPAPEQGDSVTWVRVLNVGQSSHDLTLRVAPVAGVQIRVHGLSQNHLTSDADYTLLKIPAEETPVNLELHLTADSAALANSPSVVITPEDLQPLTLPGPAQWTEVQEVNLQPDATAGAFVVDTLPRPAATPWHNRLRLTGIDFLPEDRMLVCTWDGDVWMVSNIHAQEGSLGWKRVATGLFHPLGIKVLNGKIHVTCRDQIVILHDLNGDDETDYYENFNSDHQVTEHFHEFAMGLQADEEGNLYYAKSARHAKDSLVPHHGTLLRVSSDGHTTTILANGFRAANGVCLNPDGSYFVTDQEGHWNPMNRINRVVEGGFYGNMYSYGAPDDSRDEAMEPPLCWPNKSFDRSPAELLWLDHSRWGPLQGSLINMSYGYGRLYIVPHEHFDDVWQGGMSPLPIADFPTGLVRGRVHPESGQLFVCGLSAWATSQTESTGGLYRIRPSGKAMHLPIGLTTQATGITLTFTEPVDRRRASDPNNFLIETWKLKRTKNYGSDQYDRHALQVSSASVSEDGRSVELTVENIAPTWCMEIAYELADTEGELFQGIIQNTIHQLGTEP; from the coding sequence ATGCACCTTCAGATCCACAACATTTCGAGTCTGCCCGCGGATTACTCGGTCAGACGCAATCACGATGATTTGGCGGCCGCTTTAATTGCATCGCCGTCGCTGCACTACCGAATTAGTTGCGAGCAACCTATCCGGTGGCTCATTTCTCTGATTGTTTCAGTTGCCTGTTGCATTATCGGCGTGAACGTCGGTTTCGCGCAAACACCTTTGGAAGCAACCTTGTCGACGCGTCCCCTGTCAAACCTTGCGCAAAAGGCAAGGATCCTGGGCGATGCCTCTCGCGGAGCGAGGGTTTTCAATCGGTCAGGTCTGAGCTGCGTTCAATGCCACGCCCCCACCCCTCAGGCGCGACAACTCGGGCCCGACCTGGCCCTACTTGAAAACCGAGGAAGCTACGAACACGTCATCGACTCCATCCTGCGTCCCTCCCTCGTCCTGCTGGAAGGTTACCAAACTCAGAAAATCCTGACGGTCGATGGCGAAGTTCTGACGGGAATGATTCGCAATAGCACACCCGAATCCTTAACATTATCGATTCCCGGTGAAGAGCAACTCCGCGAAATTCCTACCGCCGAAATTGATACCCAGATAGCCGCACCTTCGATGATGCCAGCAGGACTGGTTAACCAACTGCAAGATGAAAACGAGTTTTACGACTTGGTTCGGTTTATCGTCGAACTCGGCGCTGTTGGTCCTCAGCGCGCACACCAGCTACTTGTTGCCTCCACCCAATCCGTCGCACAACCGCTGCCCGCATACGAATCGGATCTCGACCATGCCGGAATGCTTCAGGCTTGGAATCAAGACTCCTTCGAGCGCGGTGAGAAACTCTATGGCAGCCTATGCGTAAATTGTCATGGTACTCAGCAACAACCGGGGTCGCTTCCGAATGCTCTCCGTTTTGCCAGCGGTAAATTTAGCAATGGGTCGGATCCGTTGAGCATCTACCGAACACTCACGCATGGCTATCGCATGATGCTAGCACAGCGTCAGCTTGTCCCTCAGCAAAAATACGATGTAATTCATTACATCCGCGAAGCGTTCATCAAAACCAACAACCGCTCTCAGTTTTTTGAGGTGAATCCGGAGTATTTGGCAAGCCTACCGAAGGGAACCAAGCGTGGCCCAACCCCCAAGCTCGAAACTCCCTGGAGTGACATGGACTACGGACCGTTTCTTATCAGTACTTACGAAATGTCCGCAGACCAGCCGGCGCAGCGATCCGCCAATTCCCCAACGCAGATCGCTTACAAAGGGATCGCCGTCCGACTCGATGCAGGGGCGGGCGGCATTGCACGAGGCTCGCATTGGCTCGCGTTTGAGCATGACACCCTACGAGTCGCAGGCGCGTGGTCTGGAACTGGTTTTATCGATTGGCAAGGCGTTCTGTTTGACGGCAAACACAACATACACCCTCGGACAGAGGGCACAACGCATTTTTCCCTACCGAACGTTCCAGGCTGGGCCAATCCCGCCACCGGATCCTTCGAGGATCCACGCGTCTTGGGGCGCGACGGATTGCGTTACGGCCCACTACCGAGGGAGTGGGCTCACTATCGCGGACTCTATCGGCATGGTCAGCGGGTGGTGGTGTCCTACACGGTTGGCGATGCTTCAGTACTAGAATCACACCGCATTCACATCCCAGCCCCTGAGCAGGGAGATTCCGTCACCTGGGTACGGGTCCTGAACGTCGGGCAATCCTCCCACGACCTAACCTTGCGAGTCGCTCCGGTGGCGGGTGTTCAAATTCGCGTCCACGGATTGAGCCAGAACCATTTGACGAGCGATGCAGACTACACGCTCTTGAAGATCCCTGCCGAGGAGACACCTGTCAATTTGGAACTGCACCTGACGGCCGATTCTGCCGCTCTAGCGAACAGCCCTTCCGTGGTGATAACTCCCGAAGATCTGCAGCCTTTAACGCTCCCCGGGCCAGCTCAGTGGACGGAAGTTCAAGAAGTGAATCTACAGCCAGATGCCACAGCTGGCGCCTTCGTCGTGGACACCCTACCGCGACCGGCCGCCACTCCGTGGCATAATCGCCTTCGACTTACTGGAATCGATTTTCTGCCCGAGGATCGCATGCTGGTATGCACTTGGGACGGTGACGTCTGGATGGTCAGCAACATCCACGCTCAAGAAGGCTCCCTTGGCTGGAAACGCGTCGCCACCGGCCTGTTCCACCCCTTAGGAATTAAGGTTCTCAATGGGAAGATTCACGTTACCTGCCGAGATCAAATCGTCATCCTGCACGATCTGAATGGTGACGACGAGACAGATTACTACGAAAATTTTAATAGCGATCATCAAGTGACCGAACACTTCCACGAGTTTGCGATGGGACTGCAAGCCGACGAAGAAGGAAATCTGTATTACGCCAAGAGTGCGCGGCATGCCAAAGATTCGCTCGTCCCGCACCATGGAACTTTGCTCCGAGTAAGCTCCGATGGTCATACCACAACCATCTTGGCCAATGGTTTTCGCGCTGCCAACGGCGTCTGCTTGAATCCTGATGGTTCCTACTTCGTGACCGACCAAGAAGGACATTGGAATCCCATGAATCGCATCAATCGCGTGGTCGAAGGAGGTTTCTATGGCAACATGTACAGCTACGGAGCTCCAGACGACAGTCGCGATGAAGCCATGGAACCGCCACTCTGCTGGCCCAACAAATCGTTTGATCGCTCACCTGCTGAACTACTGTGGCTTGATCACTCGCGATGGGGCCCGTTGCAGGGCTCTCTCATCAACATGTCGTACGGTTATGGACGGCTCTATATTGTTCCTCACGAACACTTTGATGACGTTTGGCAAGGTGGCATGAGCCCTCTGCCGATCGCCGATTTTCCAACCGGCCTCGTCCGTGGCCGTGTCCACCCCGAGTCGGGGCAATTGTTTGTATGTGGTCTATCCGCTTGGGCAACCAGCCAGACGGAGAGTACCGGAGGGTTGTATCGCATTCGGCCCTCCGGCAAAGCAATGCATTTACCCATTGGCCTGACCACGCAAGCGACGGGAATTACACTAACGTTTACCGAACCAGTCGATCGACGCAGGGCATCCGATCCGAACAATTTTTTGATCGAAACTTGGAAACTCAAGAGGACCAAAAATTACGGTTCTGATCAGTACGATCGACACGCTTTACAAGTCTCCAGCGCTAGCGTTTCCGAAGATGGCCGATCCGTCGAGCTGACCGTTGAAAACATCGCTCCCACTTGGTGCATGGAAATTGCCTACGAACTTGCGGATACAGAAGGCGAGCTCTTTCAGGGCATTATCCAGAATACGATCCATCAACTGGGGACCGAGCCGTAA
- a CDS encoding sulfatase, with product MKRVSVLLLVCCWVSSTAVGAQPNVLLICIDDLRPELHCYGVDYIHSPHIDRLASEGRAFHRHYVQAPTCGASRFAMLTGRYGGASNDALFTRSTTLAESPASVSPSLPAWFRQHGYTTVSVGKVSHHPGGRGGADWDDEAMPEMPNSWDRHLLNAGPWQHPRGWMHGLANGEIRKNSKEMALFQSSEGSDAIYPDGSNTDLAIEQLEQLAGAGADSPFFLAFGILRPHLPFGAPAQYYAPYAQADLPPISHPQKPEGKSTWHKSGEFFQYNNWGKNPIQDAEFALEVRRHYAACVSFADAQVGRILERLEALKLRDNTIVVLWGDHGWHLGEHAIWGKHALFEESLRSPLIVRYPGMTKPGVATDSIVESVDIFPTLVELAELPQPESLDGRSMVPILETPEEAGHSAVSYFRNAKTLRTESHRLIEHQDGFQELYDHRSSAGETLNVADQYPELVQQMSEELRERS from the coding sequence TTGAAACGTGTATCTGTACTGCTGCTGGTGTGTTGCTGGGTTAGTTCGACGGCCGTTGGTGCGCAACCAAATGTGCTGTTGATCTGCATCGACGATCTCCGTCCCGAGCTCCATTGCTACGGCGTGGACTATATTCACTCGCCCCACATCGACCGTCTTGCTAGTGAAGGACGCGCGTTTCATCGGCACTACGTACAAGCACCAACGTGCGGAGCATCTCGGTTTGCGATGCTAACGGGACGATATGGCGGGGCGAGTAATGACGCTCTATTCACCCGCTCCACAACGCTTGCCGAATCTCCTGCATCAGTTTCGCCTAGCCTGCCGGCTTGGTTCCGACAGCATGGATACACCACGGTTTCCGTAGGGAAGGTTTCACATCACCCCGGCGGTCGTGGTGGGGCGGATTGGGATGACGAAGCGATGCCTGAAATGCCGAACTCTTGGGATCGCCATTTGCTAAATGCGGGGCCTTGGCAACATCCGCGCGGGTGGATGCACGGTTTGGCCAATGGGGAGATCCGTAAGAATTCGAAGGAAATGGCTCTTTTTCAATCGTCGGAAGGAAGTGATGCGATCTATCCGGATGGCTCGAACACCGACTTAGCCATTGAACAATTGGAGCAGTTGGCGGGAGCCGGGGCTGACTCTCCCTTCTTCCTGGCATTCGGAATTCTTCGCCCTCATTTGCCGTTTGGCGCGCCGGCCCAATACTACGCACCCTATGCTCAAGCCGATTTGCCTCCGATTTCGCATCCGCAAAAACCCGAAGGAAAGTCGACTTGGCACAAATCGGGCGAATTTTTCCAATACAACAATTGGGGTAAGAACCCCATTCAAGACGCTGAATTTGCGTTGGAGGTTCGGCGCCACTATGCCGCCTGCGTCTCGTTCGCCGATGCTCAAGTTGGCCGCATTCTCGAGCGATTGGAAGCACTCAAGCTGCGTGATAATACGATCGTCGTGCTTTGGGGAGATCATGGATGGCATTTAGGGGAGCACGCAATCTGGGGGAAGCACGCACTCTTTGAAGAATCGTTACGCTCACCTCTCATTGTTCGCTATCCCGGAATGACGAAGCCTGGTGTGGCGACCGATTCGATTGTTGAGTCGGTAGACATCTTTCCGACGCTGGTCGAGCTAGCCGAGTTGCCACAGCCCGAATCCCTGGATGGCCGTTCGATGGTGCCTATCCTAGAGACTCCCGAAGAGGCTGGGCATTCCGCGGTTAGCTACTTTAGAAATGCCAAGACGCTGCGCACCGAAAGCCATCGCTTGATTGAACATCAAGATGGATTCCAAGAGTTGTACGACCATCGCTCTTCCGCTGGAGAAACACTCAACGTAGCCGACCAGTATCCCGAGCTTGTCCAGCAGATGTCGGAAGAGCTCCGGGAACGCAGCTAG
- a CDS encoding DUF1501 domain-containing protein: protein MIGSGPVVGNPIDPRRQFLYGLGASVGSIALTSLLAAEDSPRVAAAASGSPLQARPGHLPATAKNVIFLMMEGGPSHLDTFDPKPELDRVHMQEFVRQGKQKSAMESGQRYYVKSPFKFTKAGECGADMAENWQHLASVADELCFFRGCQVDSVNHPTAMYQLNCGNRFGGDPAIGAWMTYGLGSVNQDLPGFVVFPEISYPQGGAANWSNGYLPASFQGTPLRPVGSPILDLSPPLGVSRERQRKNLDLIAKLNAEHAALHPQHTELQARTDSYELAFRMQMQVPEVLDLSREDARTLDRYGVNQPATDAFGRKCLLARKLVEKGVRFVQLYNGTWDSHDFIERAHGNLVRGVDRPIAALIQDLKERGLLDSTLVVWCGEFGRTPDNGIRGGTAYGRDHNPHAMTMWMAGGGCKAGHTIGATDELGMTAVEEVRHIRDFHVTLLRLLGLDDNKLTYYHAGRFKQLSQFGGKPIDALLA from the coding sequence ATGATTGGAAGCGGTCCTGTAGTCGGCAACCCCATAGACCCTCGACGGCAGTTTTTATATGGGCTGGGGGCCAGTGTAGGTTCGATTGCCTTGACGTCCCTGCTCGCTGCCGAAGATTCGCCCCGCGTCGCGGCTGCAGCGAGTGGTAGCCCGTTGCAAGCCAGGCCAGGCCATCTACCGGCGACAGCCAAAAACGTGATTTTCCTGATGATGGAAGGAGGGCCGTCCCACCTGGATACGTTTGATCCAAAGCCAGAGTTGGACCGCGTGCACATGCAAGAGTTTGTCCGCCAAGGGAAGCAGAAGTCGGCGATGGAGAGTGGGCAGCGGTACTACGTCAAAAGCCCCTTCAAGTTTACGAAAGCGGGGGAGTGTGGTGCCGACATGGCAGAAAACTGGCAACACCTCGCATCGGTCGCTGACGAACTCTGCTTTTTCCGAGGTTGTCAAGTTGATAGCGTCAATCACCCCACGGCCATGTACCAACTGAATTGTGGAAATCGTTTCGGCGGTGATCCGGCCATCGGAGCATGGATGACCTATGGGCTGGGTTCGGTGAACCAAGATCTCCCGGGGTTTGTTGTCTTTCCTGAGATTTCGTATCCGCAGGGTGGTGCAGCCAATTGGAGTAACGGCTATTTGCCCGCGAGTTTCCAAGGGACTCCACTCCGCCCGGTGGGGTCGCCCATCTTGGATCTCAGCCCACCGCTGGGAGTCTCACGCGAACGTCAACGCAAAAACCTCGATCTGATTGCTAAGTTGAATGCGGAGCATGCAGCTTTGCATCCCCAACATACGGAATTGCAGGCGAGAACCGATAGCTATGAACTTGCGTTCCGCATGCAAATGCAGGTTCCCGAGGTTCTCGATCTTTCTAGAGAGGATGCGCGCACCTTGGATCGCTATGGTGTCAATCAACCGGCCACCGATGCATTTGGACGCAAATGCTTGCTGGCTCGCAAGTTAGTGGAGAAAGGGGTGCGGTTTGTTCAATTGTACAATGGGACATGGGATAGCCACGACTTTATCGAACGGGCGCATGGCAACCTTGTCCGTGGCGTTGATCGTCCTATTGCCGCGTTGATCCAAGACTTGAAAGAGCGTGGTCTCCTCGACAGCACTTTGGTGGTGTGGTGTGGTGAATTTGGACGAACCCCTGATAATGGTATCCGTGGTGGAACCGCTTATGGTCGCGATCATAATCCGCATGCAATGACTATGTGGATGGCTGGAGGAGGCTGCAAAGCGGGGCACACAATCGGCGCAACGGACGAGTTGGGGATGACTGCTGTTGAGGAAGTGCGGCATATTCGGGACTTTCACGTGACCTTACTCAGGCTGCTGGGCTTGGACGACAATAAGCTGACCTATTATCACGCGGGGCGTTTCAAGCAGCTTAGTCAGTTTGGTGGCAAACCGATTGATGCGCTCCTTGCTTGA
- a CDS encoding PSD1 and planctomycete cytochrome C domain-containing protein: MKFSMVSLRNLETKWESLLLLTVACLTCQVGGAPCLADEDNAALFVRRIAPLLQEKCIACHGSEAENIEGSLDLLSDAGWRSGSDSGVLAIVPGKADESPLFLAATREADEWSAMPPKDAERLTAEELGWLKEWIAGGATWPDQEESQRIALEYEDAWSVEDGVRLETSGGLSADWTNRRYAPESIWGYQPVRTPSANFDDAGMLDEFIVQRLPAGLAVAPPADRTQLIRRATFDLTGLPPSPEDVRRFVEDPRADDLVWAELVDRLLESPHYGERMAQHWLDVVRYADSSGFANDYDRGNAWRYRDYVVRAFNEDKPYDQFVREQIAGDEIAEQMTHSDAPPTATGSSVSELIVATGFLRMGPWELTSMEVAKVARQRFLDDATNSVGETFLAHSLQCARCHDHKFDPIPTRDYYSVQAVFATTQLCERVAPFSPQENVEGFGERKYLLKRKRELEQSLKVLNAKLTVSSGRAWLTEMGRDTAAYDSAVEKLLAALPLDPAEQAGSPTTQEERERGLSLGEVRKLMQQRKAPPELIPPAKAGFTPDDFGNERVARKGLERLKWELERYEPYALAVYNGRTPQVKSVSRPVRVPEQRMTQGELEQTCILTGGDPFASGMPVSPGVLSILGAVQTSPVPDSVKGRRLAFADWVASPDNPLTTRAIGNRIWMWHFNVPLAGNPNNFGASGKPPTHPELLDWLAARFVAKGWSFKSMHRVIMLSQAYQRSVSHPDPQRLSEVDPAGVSYAVFKPRRLTAEELRDAMLASTGELNPMLGGIPARPEINLEAAMQPRQVMGTFAAAWTPNPLPRERHRRSLYTLKLRGLVDPLLEVFNSPSPDFSCERRDTSMVTPQVFSLFNSQFSHARALALANRCLTEASNALGLAASGGGELAEAAEIAAIERLYQLAYSRSPTEHELQICLEHWRAVDALLPDEAMAAEAPAVSVRRDAVEENTGEHFSFEERLYANEDFVPDLQPADVNRRTRSLADVCLAILNSNEFIYLY; encoded by the coding sequence ATGAAGTTCTCGATGGTTTCTTTGCGAAATTTAGAGACGAAGTGGGAGAGCCTACTGCTACTAACCGTCGCGTGCCTCACCTGCCAAGTTGGCGGCGCACCCTGCCTTGCAGATGAGGATAATGCGGCCCTGTTCGTCCGACGCATTGCGCCTCTGCTGCAGGAGAAGTGTATTGCTTGCCACGGAAGCGAAGCCGAGAACATCGAGGGAAGCTTGGATTTGCTTTCGGACGCTGGCTGGCGCTCGGGTAGTGATAGTGGAGTTTTGGCGATTGTTCCTGGGAAGGCCGATGAAAGCCCACTGTTCTTAGCAGCAACTCGTGAGGCTGACGAATGGTCTGCGATGCCTCCTAAAGATGCGGAACGCCTGACTGCCGAAGAGCTGGGGTGGCTGAAGGAATGGATCGCGGGCGGCGCCACATGGCCCGATCAAGAGGAGTCGCAACGCATTGCCCTGGAGTACGAGGATGCATGGTCCGTGGAGGATGGGGTGCGACTGGAGACCTCTGGCGGCCTATCTGCAGATTGGACAAACCGACGCTATGCTCCCGAATCGATTTGGGGGTATCAGCCGGTGCGCACGCCATCAGCCAACTTTGACGATGCTGGGATGCTGGATGAATTCATCGTCCAGCGACTACCAGCTGGCTTAGCCGTTGCGCCGCCTGCGGATCGAACCCAGCTAATTCGGCGTGCCACCTTTGATTTAACGGGCTTGCCGCCGTCCCCAGAGGATGTTCGCCGCTTTGTGGAGGATCCGCGTGCCGACGATTTGGTGTGGGCAGAATTAGTCGATCGCCTCTTGGAGAGTCCACATTATGGGGAACGCATGGCGCAGCATTGGCTCGATGTCGTCCGCTATGCGGATTCCTCTGGTTTTGCAAATGACTATGACCGGGGCAATGCGTGGCGGTATCGAGATTACGTAGTCCGTGCCTTCAATGAAGACAAGCCCTACGATCAATTTGTACGCGAGCAAATCGCAGGCGATGAAATTGCCGAGCAGATGACTCACAGCGATGCGCCCCCAACCGCCACAGGCTCCTCGGTGTCCGAATTGATCGTCGCTACGGGATTCTTGCGCATGGGGCCTTGGGAGCTGACGAGCATGGAGGTTGCCAAGGTGGCTAGGCAGCGGTTTTTAGATGATGCCACCAATAGCGTTGGTGAGACGTTTCTAGCCCACTCTTTGCAGTGCGCGCGATGCCATGATCACAAGTTCGATCCCATCCCTACGCGCGACTATTACTCAGTCCAAGCCGTATTCGCTACCACGCAATTGTGCGAACGGGTCGCGCCGTTTAGTCCTCAAGAGAATGTCGAGGGTTTTGGAGAGCGCAAGTATTTGCTGAAGCGAAAGCGAGAGTTGGAGCAGTCTCTGAAAGTGTTGAATGCTAAGCTGACCGTTTCCAGTGGCCGAGCTTGGTTGACGGAAATGGGGCGGGATACCGCCGCCTATGACAGCGCGGTGGAAAAACTGCTGGCGGCCCTCCCCTTGGATCCTGCTGAACAAGCTGGTTCCCCGACCACGCAAGAGGAACGCGAGCGAGGCCTGTCACTGGGGGAAGTGCGGAAGTTGATGCAGCAGCGGAAGGCCCCTCCTGAGTTGATTCCACCAGCCAAAGCCGGATTTACGCCGGATGATTTTGGAAATGAGCGAGTTGCGCGGAAGGGGCTCGAGCGACTGAAGTGGGAATTGGAACGCTACGAACCCTATGCCTTGGCTGTCTACAACGGCCGGACGCCGCAGGTGAAATCGGTTAGCCGTCCCGTTCGCGTGCCCGAGCAGCGAATGACGCAGGGAGAGTTGGAGCAAACTTGCATTCTGACTGGGGGCGACCCATTTGCATCGGGAATGCCGGTCTCGCCCGGAGTATTGAGCATTCTGGGAGCGGTGCAGACGTCACCGGTTCCAGACTCGGTGAAGGGCCGTCGCCTGGCATTTGCTGATTGGGTAGCGTCGCCTGACAATCCACTCACCACGCGTGCCATCGGGAACCGCATTTGGATGTGGCATTTCAACGTACCGTTGGCGGGAAATCCCAACAACTTTGGGGCGTCGGGAAAACCGCCGACGCACCCGGAATTGCTCGATTGGTTGGCGGCACGCTTTGTGGCGAAAGGGTGGTCCTTCAAATCAATGCATCGCGTGATTATGTTGAGTCAGGCTTATCAGCGGTCCGTATCCCACCCTGATCCGCAGCGTTTGAGCGAAGTTGACCCCGCAGGCGTGAGCTACGCAGTCTTCAAACCGAGGCGACTCACTGCTGAGGAGTTGCGTGACGCGATGTTGGCATCGACCGGCGAGCTGAACCCTATGTTGGGCGGAATTCCAGCGCGGCCGGAGATCAATCTGGAAGCGGCCATGCAGCCTCGGCAGGTGATGGGAACGTTTGCCGCTGCCTGGACTCCCAATCCACTGCCCAGGGAGCGGCACCGTCGGTCGCTGTATACACTGAAGCTCCGAGGGCTTGTCGATCCATTGCTGGAGGTCTTCAATTCGCCCTCGCCCGATTTTTCGTGTGAGCGTCGCGACACGTCGATGGTGACACCGCAGGTCTTTAGCTTGTTCAATAGTCAGTTCAGTCATGCACGGGCCTTGGCGCTCGCCAATCGTTGTTTGACGGAGGCGTCGAACGCGCTGGGGCTGGCGGCCTCGGGTGGGGGCGAGCTTGCAGAAGCAGCCGAGATCGCGGCGATCGAACGGTTGTATCAGTTGGCCTACTCACGAAGTCCGACTGAGCATGAGTTGCAAATCTGCCTCGAACACTGGCGGGCTGTCGACGCGTTATTACCTGACGAGGCTATGGCTGCTGAGGCTCCGGCCGTCTCCGTTCGCCGTGATGCGGTTGAAGAGAATACGGGAGAGCATTTTTCGTTTGAAGAGAGGCTCTATGCCAACGAGGACTTTGTTCCCGATTTGCAACCGGCCGACGTCAACCGCCGCACCCGATCTCTGGCGGACGTGTGCTTGGCCATTCTCAATTCGAACGAGTTCATATACCTCTACTAG
- a CDS encoding sulfatase-like hydrolase/transferase, with protein MDGLELMMRVRMGRLGGMFLALAAVVLGSEALAADRPNVLMIYTDDQGTLDANCYGSTDLVTPNFDRLADTGIRFTQMYAPSAICSASRAGLLTGRYPARAGVPSNVSSEKGQAGMPASEITIAEVMQQNGYRTGHVGKWHLGYTPPTMPNAQGFASSFGHMGGCIDNYSYFFYWNGPNRHDLWRDGKEIWLDGTYFGDAMVDECRRLINESEQEPFFIYWAINWPHYPMQGTAKWREHYADLPSPRDKYAAFVSSLDERIGLIVDHLERTGKRDNTILVLQSDHGHSVEERAFFGGGNPGPYRGAKGCLFEGGIRVPAIVSWPSKLPQGEVRDQMAVGCDWLPTLVELAGLDMPAHHLDGKSLVPVLEDPQAPTQHKSLYWQLGSGKRPQWVVRKGPWKLLGNPTDRREPKSLTDHDQLFLANLEMDETESENLATQYPDILAELVELQQGYATGLEP; from the coding sequence ATGGATGGACTGGAGCTGATGATGCGAGTTCGCATGGGTAGACTTGGTGGGATGTTCTTGGCGTTAGCCGCGGTTGTGCTAGGGAGCGAGGCCCTGGCCGCCGATCGTCCCAATGTTTTAATGATCTACACGGATGACCAAGGAACCTTGGATGCCAATTGCTACGGTTCCACCGATCTCGTAACGCCCAATTTTGATCGTCTGGCAGATACGGGAATTCGATTCACCCAGATGTATGCCCCGTCGGCGATCTGCTCGGCTTCGCGGGCTGGATTATTGACTGGACGCTATCCAGCCCGAGCGGGAGTGCCTAGCAATGTCTCGTCGGAGAAGGGGCAAGCAGGCATGCCAGCCAGTGAGATTACCATTGCTGAGGTGATGCAGCAGAACGGTTATCGAACGGGGCATGTGGGCAAATGGCATTTGGGGTACACGCCGCCAACGATGCCCAACGCGCAGGGGTTTGCATCCTCGTTTGGGCATATGGGGGGCTGCATCGATAACTACTCCTATTTCTTCTACTGGAACGGCCCCAACCGGCATGACCTGTGGCGCGATGGCAAAGAAATCTGGTTGGATGGAACCTACTTCGGTGATGCAATGGTTGATGAATGTCGGCGGTTGATTAACGAAAGTGAGCAGGAGCCGTTTTTCATATACTGGGCGATCAACTGGCCCCATTATCCCATGCAAGGAACTGCCAAGTGGCGGGAGCATTATGCCGATTTACCGAGTCCACGCGACAAGTACGCGGCGTTTGTGAGTTCCTTGGATGAACGCATTGGTCTTATTGTGGACCATCTCGAACGAACGGGTAAACGCGACAATACGATCCTAGTGCTGCAATCCGATCACGGACATTCGGTGGAGGAACGCGCGTTTTTCGGCGGGGGCAACCCCGGTCCATACCGTGGTGCGAAAGGATGTTTGTTTGAGGGTGGAATCCGTGTGCCAGCAATCGTTTCTTGGCCCTCTAAATTGCCGCAAGGTGAGGTTCGCGACCAAATGGCAGTGGGGTGCGATTGGTTGCCAACACTAGTTGAATTGGCCGGTTTGGACATGCCCGCCCATCATTTGGATGGTAAAAGTCTTGTGCCGGTTTTAGAGGATCCCCAGGCACCAACGCAACACAAGAGCTTGTACTGGCAACTGGGCAGTGGGAAGCGACCGCAGTGGGTTGTCCGCAAGGGGCCTTGGAAGCTGCTAGGAAATCCAACGGATCGACGTGAACCGAAATCGCTGACAGATCACGATCAGTTGTTCCTAGCGAATCTCGAGATGGACGAAACCGAATCCGAAAATTTAGCGACTCAGTATCCAGACATCCTTGCCGAGTTGGTGGAATTGCAGCAGGGCTACGCGACCGGTTTGGAGCCTTAG